The following is a genomic window from Globicephala melas chromosome 6, mGloMel1.2, whole genome shotgun sequence.
AGGTCACAGCGACCAGACAATTAACCACGTTACTCTTCGGTGGATCTTTACAGATGTGGCAATGACTACCTATATCCTGAGAGTCTTTGGAGACTCCTCACAAAGACTGATGAATGATCCTTTTCCTCCTGTGTCTTCATTCCCTTTCAAGGGACGATGGGGTCCACTTCAGTTTGATTTCCAAATTTTGACACATAATAATTAAAGCATCACTGCAGGTTGGAAATCAAGAGTTTGGATTCTGAGTCCTCGGTCTGCTCTTTTGGCCTGGTAAATGGCTCATTCTTCTTTATTTACATGAATATATTCTCTCTTCTGGATGCCAAGACATGTAGCCTTCAATGCCCTTTCTGGTCTGAATGTTTCcgtccccacaaaattcatatttggaagtcctaacccccaaagtgatggtatcagGTGGCGGGCCCTTTGGGACTTGATGAGGGTGTGAAGATGGAGGTCTCacaatggaattagtgcccttatcaaCGAGGTCAGAGATAAATGCCTCCCTCTCCTGCTGTATGATGATACAAGGAGAACTCTGCAGTGTGAGACCTGAAGCAGGCTTTCACCAGAACTGGACCGTTTCTGtattgtaactaagttcatttgtatccttttttttagattccacatataaatgatatttctctttctctgtgggtCAGATTGCTTTTTAATGAAGTGTGTGCAAGCAAGAACATTAGTtgttcccctccaccccacccagaaCTTCATTAGGACAAATAGTGTAAAGATGAAAAGTGGTCTTATGCACTGAACTTGTCTCCTCGTCTATTAATCATCCAATAATTTCCCAACTTCCTTGCAGTGAGATTTCCACGAGGATAAATCCAGGCCACGTATTGTGAGCAGAAGTGCTCTTGCCCTGTATAGTCCTGGCCCTTGAAAACGTCCCATGTGATGCACCAGACTTTTTCCCTTTACCACTGAGTGGAATAGACTCAAATACTGCAGAAAAATTTGCAGTCACCTGTTGATGATGGAAAAATCCACAAAACAGGGGGTACCCATGTCCCCGACTCACTCTTTGGAGAGCAACTTAGAACATCCATCTGATCAGGAATGCCTGCCTTGTGTTCTTATACCAGGGAAAGATAAGATTCTATTATGATCAAATTCCTGACAGCATTCTCTTTACCCGTTACAGCAGTCAGCATTAAGTTAACTGACAAATATCTTTAACACCACACTATCCAAAAAACCTTTCTATACTTCATGTGTTGAAAATAGCAAATACCTCTCCCAAAACTTAAAGTGATCTTTTAAATTACgttagaaaattatttatacaAGAAAAGAGATTGTGTTCtgtcaaaaccttttttaaaatcatgattttcTTTTAGACATTTTTCAGCCTGTGAGGAAACACAAGTCGAGATTGCTTTGGACTTGAACACTAATGTAATTGAATGAGAAGTGTCAcaagtataaaaaatattctgtatttgttGACATTTCTTTGAGGATTCTTACATAAGGGAAAGGCACCTTTTAATTTCCACTCTGACAACCTCCCAGGCACAGGGGCTGTATTCCTTTGCCTTCAGATAGACATGGATTCCATGGAAATACTCCCGGGCAGCACGTCCCAAATCTCGACAATCCAGATTGTCTTTTTTCATCTGCTCCAGTCGGTGCAGCCTCAGATGAAGGCTAGAGAGAAGTTTATCGAGGAGGGTGTTGTTCCAGGCAGCACGGCTGTCCTCTGTGGTGAAGAGGTTGAAGATCTGCTGGAGCATCAGATGGTGGTGACAGGTGCCTTGAGTCACCTGGATTGGGGTGATATTCTCTCTTTTCCAAGGAAATTTGAAGTCGGTTCTGTCCTTTAGGCACCACTGAGAGGGGATTCTTTGCAACTGTTCCAAATGTTGGAAGACGTCCTTGTTTTCCTGGCTATGGCTTCTAGGCAAGTTCCAGCCAAGAGAGTAAGCAGGGATAGAGCAGAGCAGCACTCCTGCCACTAGCAAATAGATCTGGGCCATTAAGAAAGGGTGATTCACTAGACGGCCGCCAGGAGAGGCGTGGGCACCGCCAAACAATTAATGAGTGGGAAGCTTCCTTCCCTGGAACTGTGGACAGCGTCCTTCCCTAGGTGGCCGGTAGAGGGCGCAGGGTTTGTTTGGGAAACGCCGACTGTTGAGTTTGCCGTCTGCAGCTGTCTCCTGCAGCTCGAGAGACAGGGCGAAAAGTAGTCACTGAGGCTGCTTTAATAATCAGCATACGCGAAACACCTTGGTTTTCTCGGTGCTGAGCGTTGAAGAGGAAGCCTTGTCGCGGCCTCGCCAGAGACATTTTTGTGTGGCTGGGAACAAGAACCGTGCATTTTCAGGCTTCCCCTGAGTTTTGCgctttattttctcacagaaaCTTGAGCGAGGCAATTTTTGGGAAAGAAGCCTTTTTCTGAGCGGTCTGAGGTGGGAAATCAGAGCGATTCCCAGCCGCAGAGAAAGGGGAGCCGATTTTTTAGATTCGGGCTGGTTTCTGGCGCGAGACAGCGAAGGCCCAGAGAAAGGGGAACGCGGCGGCGGCGATGGGACGACAGGACGGTGTTGGGGACGCCCTGAGGGGTGAGTCGGAGCGCGGCCACCACCGGGGCCGAGGACGCGGGAGCTGAGCGCCCCTGTAGATTCTCTGGGACTTCATGGAGTCTTTCAAGGATACAGCGTTAAAGTGAGGGAGAAAGTATTGAGTATCTGAAAAgtaggaatattaaaaaaaactcacagtcttttattttttacattttaaaattaattttatatttaacttaattcatatcatatttaaattaaatattttaaatgtttgatatttttataaatttatgttaaaatattttcaatattaagcatagaatattaaaatatattttcatattaaaatatagcattttattaaactttaaacTATATTGTCTTTCTACTAAAGTaagtatttaatataattaattatttgtttatttattttaggctgggtgtatttattttaggctgggttcagtcttcattgcggtgtgcaggcttctcattgtggtggcttctcttgttgaggagcataggctctaggtgcgcaggcttcagtggtcgtggctcgcgggttccagagcacaggctcagtagtagcaGCACATGGacttggttgctccacggcatgtgggatcttcctagaccagggctcgaacccgtttcccctgagttggcaggcggattcttaaccactgcgccaccggcgAAGCCCCAAGTATTTAgtatagttttacttttctatCTTTAATGGAAGCCAACTCATTAATATTGTCAAGATtacttttttgcttgtttttaattgagGGAATTACCATGTTTGACAATTTCTAATGACCCCGTGATAGTCTTAACTGATTTTTAACTCATGTTCCTGAAATGTCTTTCCCAGGACCTCACCTTGACTATAAGGTTAGAAAGAAGAGTTGGTGTGTACAAGCAATTGAGGACGTTTAGCAGgtcagactttttcatttttctttagtagGAATTTTATACACTAAGTGGAATTTGCCCAGATTTCATTTACATCATGAAGGCTTACTTTGTAAGACTGTCAGGGCCATGCAAATGGAGGTCAGCttcatttctttacttaaaagttttatattttgttcctCGTGCATATTTTGGGattaagtttcattttaaaatgttgcattaAAACATCCTTTATCTTGATGACGTAGATTTGGTGCCTTCTTACCATTGGTGCTTAAGAGAAGTACTAGCTTAACGTTGCCCTAATGCTAACCCAGGAAATAGCTTTTGAATTAGAGTATTGTGCTGTTCCATGGCTGAAAATCTAGGAATGCTTTAATTCTCATCATCTCTCccccatatatatatttcttaccaTTTTCCTGGTCTCTACaacattattttaatgtctttttttaaaggaagaaaaaacccttttgactgccttcatctgaTTTTCTCAACTCACACCCCCTTGgctatggtaaccacaaatctgatctttttctctgaggttatgtgtttgtttttaaggtataatttaaTCTGTGTCTTAAAAATTAACACCAGAGGTGGTCTGAAACAAAATAAGGTGAGGAAAAGGACTATTTATCTCATTTATACTAGTCACagagcaggctttttttttttttcttgtggggAGGAGGTCAAAACACTTTCTTAGATGCTGCAGAGAGCCTCAAGTGCCGTAGGATTTCTCTCCTTAATGTACGGGGCACTGCTCTAAGGGTGGAGACTAGGTCTCTACTCCTTCGCAGGCCTACAGGCAATCCCTCTCCTAGAGTTTGCATTTGGGGGCCTCAACATGCAGACCCCTGAGTGTTAAGGAACCTGTAGTCAGAGCTTCTCTTGGCTGGGCTGAGGGTGGACTCTAGAGGTTTCCATTTGTTATATTAATACAAAAGCCTTCTATCATTCACTCTGTTCAAATTCTCAGCCTGTACTTtgcaaactttattttatttgatctcgGCAATGTCTTGTGTGACCACAACTAACGgtgtctccattttttaaaagatgaaatgaaaatctGATGTCATTTAAATTCAGGAGCCCCAGATTTTTGTCAGAGTGGAGCCTTCTGCTGCTCCCAGGCCCTCCTCTTCATCAGCTCTGAGCACTGGCCCTCAGCTGCACTGAGCACGTGGTGCTTCCTTCATCCTAATCCTGCCTCTAAAGTCTgtcctccctgctccctggagGGCAGTCACCATCCCTGCCTCACTTTCCTGGAATCCACATTGCCAAGCGCATTGTCACATATATACGCAGTCAGAACATTTCTGGTGACGGAATGAAGAGAACTGCATGAATTCACCCTTGCTGTTCATTTTTATGTCACCATTATCTGTAAACTTTCAGAAAATGTGAGCTATGGTCCTGTAAAGAAATGTGGAAGAATTTAAATCTGATGTATGAGTCCCTTTAGAGGAGAATGCAGAGAGGTGAGGCTAGTTGTATTTTGGTGCAATTTAAGAAGTGGCAAAACAGAGTACAGGGTCAAACCTCTAAGTATTCgtattagaactgaaaaagagaTATATTGAGACTCAGGTTTTTATTTCAACCTTGGGTCTCATTTAGATGAATACATCCTATTGGATTGATACTCTTTCATGTTCCAGGAATGTGTTTAATTTCCAGTGTAATAAAAGAATTGAAGTTGTGACATTCTATGTTGCCCATAAATGGCTTATTTAAGAATCTCCTTTGCAGGCAGGTACCCACAGCAGCTGGATACAGGCTCCCACAGCCAGACACCTGCATCACCAGGCTCACCGGGGCCTGCCACCCTCCTCACTGAGGACACCCAGGATGATGTTCTCCAGCCCTGTCTGCACCCTTAGCTGTCACCTGGCCCAGAACCACagcctgccaaagcaggagacCCTCACAGTCCTGCCCCTAACAGGGAGAATCTTCTTTGTTTTCCTGCCTGAAGGACAAGAAGGTTTTCAGGTTCCATCAGCACCAGCTGGCTGACAGCCAGTTCCCAAACGCTCAGGCCGCCTCATTCTCCATGAGACGATACAGCACTTCTCCATCGTCTTCAGCACAAAGAGCTGAAATTCCTCAGTGGGCTTGATCAACAGTGGGCAGATCTGGAGACTAGTTTGGTGCAGGAGATGCAGAGGAAAAGACCCTGCTGGGCAATGAGGACTCCAGCCTGACTTTGAAGAACTTCCAAAGGACCAGGCTCGATCTGAAAAGAAAGTCCACAGCTGCTGTGCCCAGGACAATATGAGAGTGGAAGTTAAGGCGTGAAAATCAGAGTGTGCTTTCCCTGTATGTTCAACCTCAGAGAACGCAGGAGTGGGAAAAGGAGACCTGGACCCAATCTTCTACAATGGAGTCTTCTCTGCTTAGAGGTGGCCTCTAGCGCGTCCATATTCACTCCCTTCAATGACTTTTCTTCTGATTCAGTTGTAAATACATCGAGTCACCTCAGCACATTGTTTTTCAACAGTAAGTGGAACAATACTTTTGAATGgggagaaaatttatttttaatttataataattagaATTTATTTCTCTATGATGATTGTtatatttatcaaatttattcTTCATATTATGATATGGTCAGCTTTGtgtcttgttttcctttgctttggggGTGCAAAAGGTATATTTTAAGTGTTAGGTTTAACTCATACTCTTAAAGAAAATCAGAGTGTCCTTAAACCTTTAATCTGCCTTAAAATCCAACAGGAACataaatcattttattcatttcattggtccttaaaatattttgaagtatctctgctttcaggattttacttgtgttttttaatatattggtaGATAAAACAAAGATATTACTTTCTTAATGAAGCACTCTGTCAGAGAAGACAGGCATTAAAGAGTAAAAAATTAGCTTGAAACCCTTTCTAGGTTATGAAGGAGAAGCACAGGGCATTATGACAGGTTATAGCAGCTGGAGCTATTCTCTTTTACTTGTTCTTTCTTGGAGAAAGCATGTCTAATGGTTGCTGATTCAGTTTCAGCAGTTGCATGAtcaaaaaattgtgaaatatattaTAGAATCATGGAATTTAAACTTCAACAAAGAAGTGTGACTATCCCTTGTATTGTTGGCACTGTGGTGGGTGCCAGGTGCAATGAAAATAGTAGACACATTGCCTGCTGTCACAGAGCTTGCAGTCTGGTGGGGATATGGGTAACTAGGTGTTCAATGAAAGGAATGCTAATGCTGTGACAGGGAAAGTACAGGTTCTTGGGAGTATGTGGGCTTGCATGGATCAGGGAAAGCTTCTGCAAGAGCAGTTGGTA
Proteins encoded in this region:
- the LOC115850259 gene encoding interferon alpha-13-like; translated protein: MAQIYLLVAGVLLCSIPAYSLGWNLPRSHSQENKDVFQHLEQLQRIPSQWCLKDRTDFKFPWKRENITPIQVTQGTCHHHLMLQQIFNLFTTEDSRAAWNNTLLDKLLSSLHLRLHRLEQMKKDNLDCRDLGRAAREYFHGIHVYLKAKEYSPCAWEVVRVEIKRCLSLM